The following proteins are co-located in the Candidatus Bathyarchaeia archaeon genome:
- a CDS encoding glycosyltransferase: protein MTKIAIVCEYFHPDKSGGTPTDMSELAQYLKQRYADIDIDVLTSRNLYRPTSVVGELLACEDWQGVKIRRFRTPKSNRPSMALRLLAGGIFSTTVLFYLLGHRSYDLLVIVTNPPANAMTAWAYAKLRGVPYVYLINDLYPDIAVALGRLEPKSFVTRFFCWFQKHWLHAAA, encoded by the coding sequence GTGACGAAGATCGCCATCGTTTGCGAGTATTTCCATCCTGACAAGTCCGGAGGCACGCCGACGGATATGTCGGAACTGGCTCAATACCTCAAGCAGCGGTATGCGGATATCGACATTGATGTTCTGACCAGCCGGAATCTGTATCGGCCAACTAGCGTTGTCGGCGAACTATTGGCGTGCGAGGATTGGCAGGGGGTCAAAATTCGGCGGTTCCGGACACCAAAGTCCAATCGGCCGTCGATGGCTTTGCGGTTACTTGCCGGAGGGATATTCTCCACTACCGTCCTCTTTTACCTGCTTGGGCATCGGTCGTACGACCTTTTGGTTATTGTCACCAACCCGCCAGCTAATGCGATGACGGCGTGGGCTTATGCCAAGCTACGGGGGGTCCCTTACGTGTATCTTATAAACGACCTCTACCCTGATATTGCAGTGGCACTGGGGCGACTTGAACCCAAGTCATTTGTGACAAGGTTCTTTTGCTGGTTTCAGAAACACTGGCTTCATGCTGCTGCT